The Psychrobium sp. MM17-31 genome window below encodes:
- a CDS encoding metallophosphoesterase: MTTSLLSRLQPSCLLSRHWFSRLLFITSISTILVFTQLAHSGQRQHSAFDGPYISFAKDLTQTQWICNGKPFKHVENQIAFPIEFDECRQSLKLFNNLATAPKAVEFSGDYKIAALSDVHGQFDVFKQVLLNGKIIDKDGNWRFGNGHLVITGDILDRGDKVNEALWFVYQLEHQARLAGGDVHFLLGNHEVMVLNGKLKYVNEKYFQTARLLDTNVRALYGRNTLLGLWMRSKPAVIKINGNLFMHGGISPMMSKAKLPLTKINDIFRENLVIGEIKRKRNRQAKLIHGKNGVLWYRGYFKSSGATMKDIDEILAQYNANRIIVGHTSQDLILSKFDNKVIAIDSSIKRGKQGEILLIDDGVYSRISFDGHRHTLFNTRQAH, translated from the coding sequence TCACTACTCTCCCGTTTACAGCCCTCTTGCCTGCTCAGCAGACATTGGTTTAGTCGACTGCTTTTTATCACATCAATTTCAACAATACTGGTTTTTACCCAACTCGCTCATAGCGGTCAACGACAACATAGTGCGTTTGATGGTCCTTATATTTCTTTTGCCAAAGATCTCACTCAGACGCAGTGGATTTGCAATGGCAAACCATTTAAACACGTTGAGAATCAAATCGCCTTTCCCATCGAGTTTGACGAATGTAGACAGTCATTAAAACTATTTAACAATTTAGCGACAGCCCCTAAAGCAGTAGAGTTTTCAGGAGACTATAAGATTGCGGCACTAAGTGATGTTCACGGTCAATTCGATGTGTTTAAACAAGTACTACTCAACGGTAAAATTATCGACAAAGATGGAAATTGGCGCTTTGGCAATGGGCATTTGGTTATCACAGGCGACATTCTCGATCGCGGTGATAAAGTCAATGAAGCTCTGTGGTTTGTTTATCAACTTGAACATCAAGCGCGACTCGCTGGCGGTGATGTACATTTCTTACTCGGTAATCACGAAGTTATGGTTCTCAACGGAAAATTAAAATACGTTAACGAGAAATACTTCCAAACCGCAAGACTACTCGATACCAATGTGCGCGCACTCTATGGACGAAATACCCTATTGGGTCTATGGATGCGCAGCAAGCCTGCAGTCATCAAGATCAATGGTAACTTATTCATGCATGGTGGCATCTCCCCTATGATGAGTAAAGCTAAGCTGCCACTAACTAAAATCAATGACATCTTTAGAGAGAACTTAGTCATTGGTGAAATTAAACGAAAACGCAATCGACAAGCGAAGCTCATTCACGGTAAAAACGGCGTGTTATGGTATCGCGGTTATTTCAAATCAAGTGGCGCAACGATGAAGGATATTGACGAAATCCTTGCGCAATATAACGCAAATCGCATCATTGTCGGCCACACCTCGCAAGATCTCATTTTATCCAAGTTCGATAACAAAGTTATCGCGATTGATTCAAGCATCAAGCGCGGCAAGCAAGGAGAAATCTTATTAATTGACGATGGCGTTTACAGCCGTATTTCTTTTGATGGCCACCGTCATACACTTTTTAATACACGCCAAGCTCACTAG
- a CDS encoding TonB-dependent receptor, which produces MRKTTIAIAISAATMSLSSFDALANDSVEKTDAKNKNIERQQQVNKTSAAKKAKTKDIEKISVTGSRIQLSDAFSSSTPMMALDSEAISTSGIGSLSDVLIDEIPALAEGVSNLNSGSSVQNSGLSTIDLRRLGTDRTLTLIDGRRAVSNSYSGNYISTSTIPSGMVERTEIISGGASAVYGSDAIAGVVNIITRQDKEGLEFKVRGGTTTEGGGDELSLSLNYGTDFADSRGYLYIATDYEREYGIKWQDRKRAQIEADYDYNYSLMCNEMATVTGDQCMRDITQADWRSRSDGIRGGVFEEESGGVGGYWYDENGLRDDWREEEHGVNTAQYNMLKTPDEALVSALKLTYDVNDDVEFTFQVQYSGNNADNVKSPEDEYERASALYLDPETGEVSQVRPGYIDPDNPFAPAEIAENAGSRISWDRRFYEVGPVTTSNKRTTIRSWTGLNGTMFDGEWDWDVSLGYGQFKQRQTRLNELNTIRVAQALDAQYAEDGVTIQCADESAREQGCLPLNIFGVNSITPDAADWIRANPKISTDIEQINFVGFITGDLFTLPAGNVSSAFGYEYRKDTQTLKTNKEQQFGGVTFNVVPSFKGSIEVNEVFGEVHVPLLRNEALAKSLDIDASLRLADYDIDAIDLMSSYRFGFSWQPIDGYVIRANYARAQRAPNITELMSPPRGDFDSYDDICDEVTATSTADGHDNCRLEPSIAALIADDPDFEFEDDNNGYSPNAGNSNLKEETADTYTFGIVMSPEFIDNFKLAVDYYDIKIDDAIAEIGNEENIRQCYNSTLSIDNNQFCDSITRDDDGQITEILQRQFNLAEVATRGVDVVAQYRYRTDNYGRFKFSLSYNHVIEHFEKYQGNDGIEKLRFDGELDSGIFKDKAAASISWKKDDWSIRWSTSWRGKMVDSFEREKEWFEARDENQALIDAGDEDAVLDPETPKYLYFGSYIKHNLSVSKSIDVGDTDIKITGGIRNLFDNTGPFIPSVGDVVSSSKGNTSSKYGGNVGRYAYLGATFKF; this is translated from the coding sequence ATGAGAAAAACAACAATAGCAATTGCGATAAGTGCCGCCACAATGTCGCTATCGTCATTCGACGCGCTTGCCAATGATTCAGTCGAAAAAACTGACGCAAAAAACAAAAATATAGAGCGTCAGCAGCAAGTTAATAAAACATCGGCAGCCAAGAAGGCTAAAACTAAAGACATTGAAAAAATTAGCGTCACGGGCTCTCGTATTCAATTAAGCGACGCATTTTCATCTTCAACCCCGATGATGGCACTTGATAGCGAAGCAATTTCAACGTCGGGCATAGGATCACTATCAGATGTGCTTATCGATGAAATACCAGCATTGGCAGAAGGGGTTTCAAATTTAAATTCTGGCTCTAGCGTGCAAAATTCTGGTCTATCAACAATTGATCTACGCCGCTTAGGTACCGACCGCACCCTCACCTTAATTGACGGCCGACGAGCGGTATCCAATAGCTATAGTGGCAACTACATCAGTACCAGTACTATTCCATCGGGTATGGTAGAGCGCACTGAAATTATTAGTGGCGGTGCATCTGCAGTGTATGGCTCTGACGCTATCGCTGGTGTGGTCAACATCATTACTCGTCAAGATAAAGAAGGGTTAGAGTTTAAAGTTCGCGGCGGAACCACAACCGAAGGTGGCGGTGATGAGCTATCGCTAAGCCTTAACTACGGCACTGACTTTGCTGACAGCCGCGGCTATCTCTACATAGCAACCGACTATGAGCGTGAGTATGGCATTAAGTGGCAAGACCGAAAACGCGCGCAAATCGAAGCAGATTACGATTACAACTACAGTCTCATGTGTAATGAAATGGCAACTGTTACTGGCGACCAGTGTATGCGAGATATCACTCAAGCGGACTGGCGTTCGCGTAGTGATGGCATTCGCGGCGGCGTGTTCGAAGAAGAATCAGGCGGTGTCGGCGGTTATTGGTATGACGAGAATGGCCTACGCGATGACTGGCGTGAAGAAGAGCACGGCGTCAACACCGCCCAATACAATATGCTAAAAACGCCAGATGAAGCTTTAGTTTCAGCATTAAAGCTTACTTACGATGTCAATGACGATGTTGAATTTACCTTTCAAGTACAATACAGTGGCAACAATGCTGATAACGTTAAAAGCCCTGAAGATGAATACGAACGTGCAAGCGCGCTTTATCTAGATCCCGAAACTGGTGAAGTAAGTCAAGTGCGACCAGGGTATATCGATCCCGACAATCCGTTTGCGCCAGCAGAAATCGCAGAAAATGCAGGAAGCCGCATTTCGTGGGATCGCCGCTTCTACGAAGTTGGCCCAGTGACAACATCAAACAAACGTACCACCATTCGTTCGTGGACTGGCCTAAACGGCACTATGTTTGACGGTGAATGGGATTGGGATGTATCGCTGGGTTACGGACAGTTTAAGCAACGCCAAACTCGTCTAAATGAACTCAATACCATTCGTGTTGCACAAGCGTTAGATGCACAATATGCAGAAGACGGCGTTACCATTCAATGTGCTGACGAATCGGCGCGCGAACAAGGCTGTCTCCCCCTCAATATTTTTGGTGTTAACTCAATTACGCCTGATGCTGCTGATTGGATCCGCGCCAACCCTAAAATTTCTACGGATATTGAGCAGATAAACTTCGTTGGCTTTATCACCGGTGACTTATTCACACTGCCAGCAGGAAACGTATCTAGTGCATTTGGCTATGAATATCGCAAAGATACTCAGACCCTTAAAACCAATAAAGAGCAGCAGTTCGGCGGCGTTACTTTTAACGTTGTCCCCTCATTTAAAGGCAGCATCGAAGTTAACGAAGTCTTTGGTGAGGTTCATGTTCCCCTCTTAAGAAATGAAGCGCTAGCTAAATCACTTGATATCGACGCTTCACTACGTCTTGCAGATTATGATATCGATGCCATAGATCTAATGTCTAGCTATCGCTTCGGATTCTCATGGCAACCGATTGACGGCTATGTCATTCGTGCGAATTACGCCCGAGCACAACGCGCGCCAAATATTACTGAGCTAATGTCGCCACCGCGCGGAGATTTTGATAGCTATGACGATATTTGTGATGAAGTGACGGCAACTTCTACTGCAGATGGTCATGATAATTGTCGATTAGAGCCAAGCATTGCCGCATTGATCGCCGATGATCCAGATTTTGAGTTTGAAGATGACAATAATGGTTACTCGCCAAACGCTGGTAACAGTAATTTAAAAGAAGAAACGGCTGATACATATACCTTTGGCATAGTAATGTCGCCAGAGTTTATCGATAATTTTAAACTAGCGGTTGATTATTACGATATTAAAATCGATGACGCTATTGCTGAAATTGGTAATGAAGAGAACATTCGTCAGTGTTACAACTCAACTTTGAGCATCGACAACAACCAATTTTGTGACTCAATCACCCGAGACGACGACGGTCAGATCACTGAAATCCTTCAACGACAATTCAACCTCGCAGAAGTGGCCACCCGCGGTGTCGATGTCGTGGCGCAGTATCGCTATAGAACAGATAATTACGGGCGCTTCAAATTTAGTCTATCTTACAATCACGTAATTGAGCACTTTGAAAAGTACCAAGGTAACGACGGCATTGAAAAGCTTCGTTTTGATGGTGAATTAGATAGCGGTATTTTCAAAGACAAAGCAGCAGCCTCAATTTCATGGAAGAAAGATGATTGGAGCATTCGTTGGAGCACTAGTTGGCGTGGAAAAATGGTCGACAGCTTTGAACGGGAAAAAGAATGGTTTGAGGCAAGAGATGAAAATCAAGCGCTTATCGACGCTGGTGACGAAGATGCTGTACTTGATCCTGAAACGCCCAAATACCTCTATTTTGGCTCTTACATCAAACATAACTTATCAGTTTCAAAGAGCATTGATGTAGGCGATACCGATATAAAAATCACTGGTGGTATTCGTAACTTATTTGATAATACGGGACCATTCATTCCGAGTGTCGGCGATGTCGTTTCTTCATCAAAAGGCAATACGAGCAGTAAATATGGCGGTAACGTTGGTCGTTACGCCTATCTTGGTGCAACATTTAAGTTCTAA
- a CDS encoding isoaspartyl peptidase/L-asparaginase: MKIKKVPLAIALTAYGSFACGNLAATPFPMNNPEFGLVIHGGAGTISPEKITPIKRQMIEKTLSHALTSGYAILESGGTSEDAVVAAVRVLEDSPLFNAGKGAVYTFDEVHELDASLATGHDRQAGAVSGVKTVKNPIELAQQIKNNSVHVMLSGEGAQDFAQQQGIALVDNDYFDTKSRFEALKRVKEKLAKSKTISQYQANHRALEDAFKMGTVGAVALDKNGNLAAGTSTGGMTAKRFGRIGDSPIIGAGTYADKQCAVSATGHGEYFIRYQVTTDICKRFTYLQEPLEQAAQHVIFNVLDKNGGSGGVISMDSVGNIAMPYNTSGMYRGYQTANKGRFIAIFKSDK; encoded by the coding sequence GTGAAAATAAAAAAAGTACCTTTAGCAATCGCATTAACGGCTTATGGAAGTTTTGCTTGTGGAAATTTAGCTGCTACGCCTTTTCCAATGAATAATCCAGAATTTGGTCTTGTTATCCATGGCGGTGCAGGAACAATTTCGCCAGAAAAAATCACACCGATTAAGCGTCAAATGATCGAAAAAACACTCTCGCATGCACTAACATCTGGTTACGCAATTCTTGAGAGCGGCGGTACCAGTGAAGATGCAGTTGTCGCAGCGGTTAGGGTGTTAGAAGATTCGCCACTGTTTAATGCGGGGAAAGGAGCTGTCTATACATTTGATGAAGTCCACGAACTAGATGCGTCGCTTGCCACTGGGCACGACCGTCAAGCGGGGGCCGTTAGTGGCGTGAAAACTGTGAAAAACCCTATCGAGCTGGCTCAACAAATAAAAAACAACTCTGTTCATGTGATGTTGTCGGGCGAAGGTGCGCAAGACTTTGCTCAACAGCAGGGCATTGCACTAGTGGATAATGACTATTTTGATACCAAATCACGATTTGAAGCGTTAAAGCGGGTGAAAGAGAAGTTGGCCAAGTCAAAAACTATCTCACAATATCAGGCCAATCATAGAGCGCTTGAAGATGCCTTTAAAATGGGCACCGTTGGCGCTGTAGCGCTGGATAAAAATGGGAATTTAGCAGCGGGTACGTCAACTGGAGGAATGACTGCTAAACGTTTTGGCAGAATTGGCGATTCACCAATCATCGGTGCTGGCACCTACGCCGACAAACAATGCGCGGTTTCTGCTACTGGTCACGGAGAATATTTTATTCGCTATCAAGTCACAACGGATATCTGTAAACGATTTACTTACTTGCAAGAGCCACTAGAGCAGGCTGCACAGCATGTTATCTTCAACGTATTGGATAAAAATGGAGGCAGTGGTGGCGTCATTAGCATGGATAGTGTGGGAAATATCGCGATGCCGTATAACACCTCGGGGATGTATCGCGGCTATCAAACTGCTAACAAGGGTAGGTTTATCGCAATTTTTAAATCAGACAAGTGA
- the fadD gene encoding long-chain-fatty-acid--CoA ligase FadD — protein sequence MEKVWLKSYPDDVVAEINPERYQSLVEVFEESIERFPQNVAFTNMSHDMTYAELDKQSKDFAAYCQNELKLERGDRLAIMMPNLLQYPVVMFGALRAGLVVVNVNPLYTARELEHQLNDSGAKALVVLSNFADTVEKVVNNTKELQHVIVTNLGDHFPMLKRTIVNFAVKYLKKMVPSFNLPQAISYRDALDKGAGQSYQKPQVSGDDLAYLQYTGGTTGLAKGAMLSHRNMVANLEQASAAYGTQLEDGKEIIVTALPLYHIFALTANCLLFMKFGAQNLLITNPRDIPAFIKDLASYKFTALTGVNTLFNALLNNQAFKELDFSTLKIALGGGMAVQRAVAEQWKDITGVHLLEGYGLTECCPLVTVSPHNSQGFSGTIGLPCSSTDVRIMGDNGVECGFGEPGELQVRGPQVMQGYYNKPEETAKVMDGEWFGTGDIATIDEAGFCKIVDRQKDMIIVSGFNVFPNEIEDVCAMHDGVLEVAAIGIPHEVSGEVVKIFVVKKESSLDEKSLKAHCREQLTAYKVPKLIEFRDELPKTNVGKILRRELREEEINKVS from the coding sequence GTGGAAAAAGTTTGGCTAAAAAGCTATCCAGATGACGTGGTAGCGGAGATTAATCCAGAGCGTTATCAATCGCTGGTTGAAGTATTTGAAGAGAGTATTGAACGCTTCCCACAAAACGTTGCCTTCACCAATATGTCTCATGACATGACTTATGCAGAGCTCGATAAGCAAAGTAAAGATTTCGCTGCTTATTGCCAAAACGAACTGAAACTAGAACGCGGTGATCGCCTTGCAATCATGATGCCTAACTTATTGCAATACCCTGTTGTGATGTTTGGTGCACTGCGCGCAGGACTGGTGGTTGTTAATGTTAATCCGCTTTACACCGCTCGTGAATTAGAGCATCAATTGAACGATTCAGGGGCTAAAGCGCTAGTTGTATTGAGTAACTTTGCCGATACCGTAGAGAAAGTCGTTAACAACACTAAAGAGTTGCAACACGTGATTGTTACCAATCTTGGCGATCACTTCCCAATGCTTAAACGCACCATCGTAAATTTCGCTGTTAAATACCTTAAAAAGATGGTGCCAAGTTTTAACCTGCCACAGGCAATTAGCTATCGCGATGCGTTGGATAAAGGTGCAGGCCAAAGCTATCAGAAACCGCAAGTTAGCGGTGATGATTTAGCCTACCTTCAATACACTGGCGGTACTACAGGCCTAGCCAAAGGCGCGATGCTGAGCCATCGCAATATGGTGGCTAATTTAGAGCAAGCATCGGCCGCTTACGGCACGCAACTTGAAGACGGTAAAGAGATTATTGTTACCGCGCTGCCGCTTTATCATATCTTTGCACTGACAGCGAACTGTCTGCTGTTCATGAAGTTCGGTGCTCAAAACTTATTGATTACCAATCCGCGCGATATTCCCGCTTTTATTAAAGATTTAGCAAGCTATAAATTTACAGCGCTGACTGGTGTTAATACGTTATTTAATGCTTTATTAAATAATCAAGCATTTAAAGAGCTAGATTTCAGTACCTTGAAAATTGCTTTGGGTGGCGGTATGGCGGTACAGCGCGCTGTCGCTGAGCAATGGAAAGACATCACAGGCGTGCATTTACTCGAAGGCTACGGTTTAACTGAGTGTTGTCCATTAGTTACTGTATCACCACATAACAGCCAAGGTTTTAGTGGTACTATCGGTTTACCTTGTTCTTCTACTGATGTGCGCATTATGGGAGATAATGGCGTTGAATGTGGATTTGGCGAGCCGGGCGAATTGCAGGTTCGTGGCCCACAAGTGATGCAAGGTTATTACAACAAACCGGAAGAAACGGCTAAAGTGATGGACGGTGAGTGGTTTGGCACTGGCGATATTGCAACAATCGACGAAGCAGGCTTTTGTAAGATTGTCGATCGTCAAAAAGATATGATTATTGTTTCTGGTTTTAACGTATTCCCGAACGAAATTGAAGATGTTTGTGCGATGCACGATGGCGTGTTAGAAGTAGCTGCCATTGGTATTCCACATGAAGTGTCGGGGGAAGTGGTGAAAATCTTCGTAGTGAAGAAAGAGTCATCGCTTGATGAAAAATCACTGAAAGCACATTGTCGTGAGCAGCTTACCGCTTATAAAGTACCAAAGCTGATTGAATTTAGAGATGAGCTACCAAAGACCAATGTTGGTAAAATCTTACGCCGTGAGTTGCGTGAAGAAGAAATTAACAAAGTGAGTTAA
- a CDS encoding alpha/beta hydrolase, giving the protein MDRRFETGHIDLAALEFCLENSSDVVTIALHGWLDNANSFLPMMEYNHTHHVIAIDWPGHGFSAHRGENASYHLLDYVYDLYALIQKNQWQQINIIGHSLGAIVASIFAGTFPELVNKLVLIEALGPITAKPQDTTELLRKSIINKYQSQIKLPSNKQYSSIEKAVLARTMASDFDSDIARLLVERAIKQDGEGFIWRSDSRLKQLSPMRMVEEQAVDILSNIEHDTLLILGERGYHSMRDALKARQSHLANLKHHTIAGGHHVHMENPQATWQLIAQHLAC; this is encoded by the coding sequence ATGGATAGACGATTTGAAACAGGCCACATAGACTTGGCTGCACTTGAGTTTTGCTTAGAAAATTCAAGTGATGTCGTGACAATTGCACTGCATGGCTGGTTAGATAACGCCAATAGTTTCCTCCCGATGATGGAGTACAATCACACACATCATGTCATTGCCATTGACTGGCCTGGACATGGCTTTTCGGCGCATCGCGGTGAAAATGCTTCCTATCATTTACTCGATTATGTATATGACCTATACGCGCTAATTCAAAAAAATCAGTGGCAACAGATCAATATTATCGGTCACTCGTTAGGCGCTATCGTCGCTTCAATTTTTGCCGGCACCTTTCCAGAATTAGTTAATAAACTCGTGCTTATTGAAGCGTTAGGACCGATTACGGCTAAACCGCAAGACACCACAGAGCTACTTAGAAAATCCATCATTAATAAATACCAATCGCAAATTAAGTTACCATCAAACAAACAATACAGCTCAATCGAAAAAGCGGTATTAGCCCGTACTATGGCCAGTGATTTTGATAGCGATATTGCACGCCTATTAGTCGAGCGCGCTATAAAACAAGACGGTGAGGGGTTTATATGGCGCAGTGATTCACGCTTAAAGCAGTTATCACCGATGCGGATGGTAGAAGAGCAGGCGGTGGATATTCTATCTAACATCGAGCACGATACGCTGTTAATTCTGGGAGAGCGCGGTTACCATTCAATGCGTGATGCCCTTAAGGCTCGTCAATCCCATCTCGCTAATCTCAAACATCACACCATAGCTGGTGGTCATCATGTGCATATGGAAAATCCTCAAGCCACTTGGCAACTCATAGCGCAGCATTTAGCTTGCTAG
- a CDS encoding M50 family metallopeptidase: protein MNQRILFFGYCLFAIVISYIPFIGLPFIYLATIFHEISHALVAVVTGAQVVEFALAVDGSGHVLSRGGSSFLIAISGYLGVSIWAALLFQAGTRNNLARFTIGSLIVLFSVTLILWVNNLMTALILGAVIGLLVLMLAKTSAVYITHLSRFVAIIVLFNAIKSPLYLIDGRAAGDGAILAKMTFVPEIVWVVLWCAAGLAVLYWLYQSLGKPQRH, encoded by the coding sequence ATGAATCAACGCATCTTATTCTTTGGCTACTGTTTGTTCGCCATCGTTATTAGTTACATTCCTTTTATCGGTTTACCTTTTATTTATCTCGCGACTATTTTCCATGAAATTTCTCATGCTCTGGTGGCTGTGGTGACTGGTGCGCAAGTTGTTGAGTTTGCCTTAGCGGTTGATGGCAGTGGGCATGTGTTATCACGCGGTGGTAGCAGCTTTTTAATCGCAATTAGTGGCTATCTCGGGGTATCGATTTGGGCGGCGTTATTATTTCAAGCGGGGACCCGTAATAACTTAGCCCGTTTCACCATAGGCTCATTAATCGTGCTGTTCTCAGTAACTCTCATTCTATGGGTTAACAATCTAATGACGGCGCTTATTTTAGGTGCGGTTATCGGTTTATTAGTGTTAATGCTTGCCAAAACAAGTGCGGTATATATAACTCACCTTTCGCGTTTTGTAGCGATTATTGTACTGTTTAATGCTATTAAGAGTCCGCTTTACCTTATTGATGGGCGCGCGGCTGGCGATGGCGCTATTTTAGCGAAGATGACTTTTGTCCCTGAAATTGTGTGGGTTGTTTTATGGTGTGCTGCTGGCCTTGCGGTTTTGTATTGGTTGTATCAATCGCTTGGCAAGCCTCAGAGACACTAG
- the tsaB gene encoding tRNA (adenosine(37)-N6)-threonylcarbamoyltransferase complex dimerization subunit type 1 TsaB, which produces MSHKFLIIDTSTEACSVAVVNGDEVIHQQDVTPRSHTKMVLPMVDNMLNEAKLTLADLDAIAWGRGPGSFTGVRIGTGIMQGLALGADKPVIGISTLATMAQQAMDEADAQQVIAAIDARMGEVYWGVFNNVDGIATLVGEEIVIKPELIDDSVLNQAQYVAVGTAWDAYPALSELADITVNNDILYPSSHAMAPLVKAAFDNNEAVDVDQASPVYVRDTVTWQKLPGRN; this is translated from the coding sequence ATGTCACATAAATTTCTAATCATAGATACCTCTACCGAAGCTTGTTCAGTGGCCGTTGTTAATGGTGATGAGGTTATTCACCAGCAAGATGTTACGCCGCGTAGCCATACCAAAATGGTATTGCCGATGGTGGATAATATGCTTAATGAAGCCAAATTAACCTTAGCCGACTTAGATGCGATTGCGTGGGGCCGTGGGCCAGGTAGTTTTACGGGCGTGCGTATCGGTACAGGTATTATGCAAGGACTTGCGCTTGGTGCAGATAAACCGGTAATTGGTATTTCAACCTTGGCAACTATGGCACAACAAGCAATGGACGAAGCTGATGCACAACAGGTTATTGCGGCGATAGATGCGCGAATGGGTGAAGTATATTGGGGCGTCTTTAACAACGTTGATGGCATTGCGACCTTGGTTGGCGAAGAGATCGTTATCAAGCCTGAACTAATCGATGATTCAGTATTAAATCAAGCGCAATATGTGGCTGTTGGTACGGCATGGGATGCATATCCAGCACTAAGTGAACTTGCGGATATTACCGTCAATAACGACATTCTTTACCCATCGAGTCATGCAATGGCACCACTAGTCAAAGCGGCGTTTGATAACAATGAAGCGGTGGATGTTGATCAAGCCAGCCCAGTATACGTAAGAGATACAGTGACATGGCAAAAATTACCGGGTAGAAATTAG